A window from Temnothorax longispinosus isolate EJ_2023e chromosome 1, Tlon_JGU_v1, whole genome shotgun sequence encodes these proteins:
- the Fip1 gene encoding uncharacterized protein Fip1 isoform X2 — translation MADESEDQWLYGDSTDSKEYIPANIQSEIQQNDSILAEAQENSQTQEEVKVECTGETPSEMQEAGDSLGGGDEESSLLNNAQEENADANKNGREASSQEDGEAASESDSDDDVHVVIGDIKSTPAYGSLNIKRGGLLTNTSGVSDKLSKQPGKFSIDEFETIGVINGIPAHEFNLDQLEDKPWRQPGADITDYFNYGFNEDTWRAYCERQKRMRSESGVGLILNAGGGGGGGNPGGMRMPQVAITNDNSKYSGIMGPKRAGPPPGRKMAGTIDVIGSSGLASRRNLDKSPPKGNVIQVMTADRREYSRKPGFPDMSVPPPGAGMPPPPFDMPPPGYAGEPTPFYMPETDPYYQSYEPTQDSQWGNDPTWQPTNLAIPMTEGEDDKDMGPKTIPTMVPPTSIPPLMPRDQRDGRDRERDRDRDRDREMESMSRDRDKDRDRDRDREKDSMMRDRDRDRDSMTRDEDRERDRSRSQYRHKDRHRHRSRSRSRRHKSRSRSPSRRKKKSRRSDRERSKEESE, via the exons ATGGCGGATGAAAGCGAGGATCAGTGGTTGTACGGGGATTCAACCGACAGCAAGGAATATATCCCGGCGAATATTCAATCGGAGATACAGCAGAATGACTCGATCCTCGCTGAGGCTCAAGAGAACTCCCAGACTCAGGAGGAGGTCAAGGTGGAATGTACCGGCGAAACACCGTCCGAG atgcAAGAGGCTGGCGACTCCCTTGGCGGTGGTGACGAAGAATCCTCTTTGTTGAATAATGCTCAAGAAGAGAATGCTGATGCGAATAAGAACGGGAGGGAAGCTTCTAGTCAGGAGGATGGCGAAGCAGCCAGCGAATCTGATTCCGATGACGATGTACACGTTGTTATCGGCGATATCAAATCGACTCCCGCTTACGGTAGTTTAAATATCAAGAGAGGAGGACTGCTAACCAACACGTCTGGTGTATCAGACAAGCTGAGCAAACAACCGGGAAAGTTCAGTATAGACGAATTCGAGACTATTGGCGTTATCAATGGGATACCGGCCCACGAATTCAATTTAGATCAATTGGAGGATAAACCATGGAGACAGCCTGGCGCGGATATCACGGATTACTTCAATTATGGCTTCAACGAAGACACCTGGAGAGCGTATTGCGAACGTCAAAAGCGGATGCGAAGTGAATCTGGAGTAGGATTGATTTTAAACGcgggtggtggtggtggtggtggcaATCCGGGGGGCATGAGAATGCCTCAAGTCGCGATAACCAACGACAACAGCAAATATTCCGGCATAATGGGTCCTAAGAGGGCAGGTCCGCCACCTGGAAGGAAAATGGCAGGAACTATAGACGTTATAGGAAGCTCCGGTTTAGCCTCCAGAAGAAATCTCGATAAATCCCCACCAAAGGGAAACGTTATACAAGTCATGACTGCCGACAGGAGAGAGTATTCCAGGAAACCAGGTTTCCCCGACATGAGCGTACCGCCTCCTGGAGCTGGaatgccgccgccgccgttcgATATGCCTCCGCCGGGATATGCTGGAGAACCCACGCCGTTCTACATGCCGGAAACCGATCCGTATTACCAGAGTTACGAGCCTACGCAGGACAGCCAGTGGGGCAATGACCCA acATGGCAGCCGACAAATCTAGCGATCCCGATGACTGAAGGTGAAGACGACAAAGACATGGGACCTAAGACGATACCTACGATGGTTCCACCAACGTCCATTCCTCCTTTGATGCCGCGCGATCAGAGGGACGGCAGAGATCGGGAGCGAGACAGGGATAGAGATCGGGACCGAGAAATGGAGTCTATGAGTAGAGATAGGGACAAGGATAGAGATCGCGATCGTGATAGGGAGAAGGATTCCATGATGAGGGACCGCGATAGAGATAGGGACTCTATGACGCGAGATGAGGATCGAGAGCGCGACAGATCCAGATCTCAATATCGACATAAAGATCG ACATCGGCATCGATCAAGATCACGATCTCGCAGGCACAAGTCGAGATCACGAAGTCCGAGTCGGCGTAAGAAGAAATCCAGACGTTCGGATAGAGAGCGTTCCAAGGAAGAAAGCGAATAA
- the LOC139816154 gene encoding uncharacterized protein isoform X2: MDRSDEYNDLEWAIGLNRCMLKIIGLWPEETKDHREKLLSKLRLLLNIIMLIFVLTIPALVSLIRVWGDMILMIDNLQYTLPLLITALKVFIMWHKKEVNMIVKDWMRVKIEKERSVMLKQARIIRSLAICGVIMILCTLVVAIGCFFFGQSVRHVTNFTDPIGKPLPIQTYYLHDVSSSPKYELTYLIQIIGLTASGFSYTAVDNFLGLLILHVCGQMENLHVRILNLGKDPNFKAVLKYNVKDHIRLIRSIEIIDNTFNLMLLGLLFFFGILFCLHGFLIISVFNRSDHLSFTQLIWYISESVCVLMHTCLYCAIGEHLMTQSEKIHRATYDYKWYTLEPKKAKNLTLIMLCVKKPVNITAGKTFPMTMSTFCNVSCVEHIKYAIIFFLFYLNYETLFFLDHCTHYNFRAIYFFQVFNILRLSKGSNVSVAKNISGLYIRVTCQSRLMPT; encoded by the exons ATGGATCGTTCAGACGAATATAATg ATTTGGAATGGGCGATCGGTCTGAACCGTTGCATGTTGAAAATTATCGGTTTGTGGCCGGAAGAAACCAAAGATCACcgtgaaaaattattgtcgAAGCTTcgattgttattaaatatcatcATGTTGATTTTCGTATTAACAATACCGGCTCTAGTGTCACTGATAAGAGTATGGGGCGATATGATACTGATGATAGATAATTTACAATACACGCTGCCTCTTTTGATCACGGCACTGAAAGTCTTCATTATGTGGCACAAGAAAGAAG TTAACATGATCGTGAAAGACTGGATGAGagtgaaaatagaaaaagagcgAAGTGTCATGCTAAAACAAGCCAGGATCATCCGTTCGCTAGCCATATGCGGAGTCATCATGATCCTTTGTACACTGGTGGTGGCCATCGGCTGTTTCTTTTTCGGCCAGTCGGTTAGGCACGTAACGAATTTCACCGATCCGATTGGAAAGCCTTTGCCGATCCAAACATACTATCTGCATGATGTATCCAGCAGCCCGAAATACGAATTAACATATTTGATACAAATAATCGGGCTGACTGCATCCGGTTTCTCTTATACCGCAGTTGACAACTTCCTTGGACTTCTGATTTTACACGTATGCGGCCAGATGGAAAATTTGCATGTGCGAATACTGAATCTGGGGAAGGATCCGAATTTCAAAGCGGTTTTAAAGTACAATGTGAAAGACCACATCCGCTTAATCAG ATCTATAGAAATCATTGATAATACATTCAATTTAATGCTTCTCGGCCTGTTATTCTTCTTTGGCATACTATTTTGTCTTCatggatttttaataattagc GTTTTTAATCGAAGCGATCACTTGTCGTTTACGCAATTAATTTGGTACATCTCCGAAAGTGTATGTGTTTTAATGCATACGTGTCTTTATTGTGCGATCGGCGAACATCTTATGACTCAA TCGGAAAAAATACATCGTGCCACGTACGACTACAAATGGTATACACTAGAGCCAAAGAAAGCAAAAAACTTGACGTTAATCATGCTCTGTGTAAAGAAACCAGTCAATATTACAGCAGGAAAAACATTCCCGATGACAATGTCCACGTTCTGCAACGTGAGTTGCGTggaacatataaaatatgcaataatctttttcttattttacttgaattatgagacactattttttttagatcattgtacacattataattttcgagcaatatatttctttcaagtatttaatattttacggtTATCTAAAGGATCAAATGTTTCAGTTGCTAAAAACATCAGCGGGCTATATATCCGTGTTACTTGCCAATCAAGATTAATGCCGACATAA
- the LOC139816180 gene encoding uncharacterized protein codes for MSEIRAMTTILRRMFSKRAIPASLTKPLAGIRKRMEMIEKDESVDGFDAEDVSEFEADFMNVGMSHRMYERETKVRKERLKQRIAIQKCFKEKEPRFLTFAENELIRKLHNHNPDEWTVEKLSESFPALPETIQKILRTKWSPKSVEKVLQYDNVAVKNWEEFRAGRLPLNPMLGEHLMKFKNRKIILTDRESLAEQFVPKVEFKKPKSQLFSSIVQTYLDEKEKESDTKLLSQEDNSSKVAGRSDYSENQNLLTASATTDSPTAVKNTEKFALNEERSFTLQSRTNSQKLNVPVTKEGKSLTFDEFVRTKLEDIQQESPEEGITLLNVYRKQVEASQEMQTAEIAAASDNAVTHAEEDTSSKIARRSDRDISIPSRDKHKDFNIVGADDNLLDTRVKVWKKKADTELNYAKPIKIAKHLYKPGMTYRIRDCYYDDDGEFLYRVPGVHG; via the exons ATGAGCGAAATCAGAGCGATGACGACGATATTACGCAGAATGTTTAGCAAGAGAGCGATTCCTGCCTCTCTAACCAAGCCACTCGCCGGTATTCGTAAAAGAATGGAAATGATAGAAAAGGATGAATCGGTTGATGGTTTCGACGCTGAAGACGTAAGCGAATTCGAGGCGGACTTTATGAACGTTGGTATGAGCCACAGGATGTATGAAAG AGAGACGAAAGTCAGGAAGGAGCGTCTTAAACAACGAATCGCCATCCAAAAGTGtttcaaagagaaagagcCACGTTTTCTCACATTTGCGGAAAACGAGTTGATTCGTAAGTTACACAATCACAATCCCGACGAGTGGACAGTGGAGAAACTCAGCGAGAGTTTTCCTGCCTTACCAGAGACGATACAAAAAATCCTGCGGACTAAGTGGTCGCCAAAATCGGTGGAGAAGGTTTTGCAGTACGACAATGTGGCGGTTAAAAATTGGGAGGAATTCCGGGCGGGTAGACTACCGTTGAATCCCATGCTCGGTGAGCACCTGATGAAATTTAAgaacagaaaaattattttgacagACAGAGAATCGTTAGCGGAACAGTTTGTCCCTAAGGTGGAGTTCAAGAAACCAAAGAGTCAATTGTTCTCCAGTATTGTACAAACTTATCTAgatgagaaagaaaaggaaagcgATACGAAATTATTATCGCAAGAGGATAATTCGAGCAAAGTGGCAGGTCGATCCGATTACTCCGAAAATCAGAATTTACTGACTGCGAGCGCTACAACCGATAGTCCTACCGCTGTGAAAAATACAGAGAAATTTGCATTGAACGAAGAACGATCTTTCACATTACAATCGCGTACAAATTCGCAGAAATTAAATGTGCCAGTTACTAAGGAAGGTAAATCACTTACATTTGACGAATTTGTAAGGACAAAGCTGGAAGATATACAGCAGGAGTCCCCGGAGGAAGGTATCACTCTACTGAATGTGTATAGGAAGCAGGTGGAAGCCAGTCAAGAGATGCAAACTGCAGAAATTGCCGCAGCATCCGACAATGCGGTAACTCACGCCGAGGAGGATACTTCATCGAAGATTGCACGACGATCTGACAGAGATATTTCTATACCTTCTAGGGACAAGCATAAAGACTTCAATATCGTTGGGGCGGATGACAATTTGTTAGATACAAGGGTCAAAGTGTGGAAGAAAAAAGCGGATACAGAATTAAACTATGCTAAGCCAATAAAGATCGCGAAGCATCTCTACAAACCAGGCATGACGTATCGGATCAGAGATTGTTattacgacgacgacggggaGTTTTTATATCGGGTTCCGGGTGTACATGGTTAA
- the LOC139816154 gene encoding odorant receptor 13a-like isoform X4, which produces MDRSDEYNDLEWAIGLNRCMLKIIGLWPEETKDHREKLLSKLRLLLNIIMLIFVLTIPALVSLIRVWGDMILMIDNLQYTLPLLITALKVFIMWHKKEVLSPIVNMIVKDWMRVKIEKERSVMLKQARIIRSLAICGVIMILCTLVVAIGCFFFGQSVRHVTNFTDPIGKPLPIQTYYLHDVSSSPKYELTYLIQIIGLTASGFSYTAVDNFLGLLILHVCGQMENLHVRILNLGKDPNFKAVLKYNVKDHIRLIRSIEIIDNTFNLMLLGLLFFFGILFCLHGFLIISVFNRSDHLSFTQLIWYISESVCVLMHTCLYCAIGEHLMTQSEKIHRATYDYKWYTLEPKKAKNLTLIMLCVKKPVNITAGKTFPMTMSTFCNLLKTSAGYISVLLANQD; this is translated from the exons ATGGATCGTTCAGACGAATATAATg ATTTGGAATGGGCGATCGGTCTGAACCGTTGCATGTTGAAAATTATCGGTTTGTGGCCGGAAGAAACCAAAGATCACcgtgaaaaattattgtcgAAGCTTcgattgttattaaatatcatcATGTTGATTTTCGTATTAACAATACCGGCTCTAGTGTCACTGATAAGAGTATGGGGCGATATGATACTGATGATAGATAATTTACAATACACGCTGCCTCTTTTGATCACGGCACTGAAAGTCTTCATTATGTGGCACAAGAAAGAAG TTTTATCGCCGATAGTTAACATGATCGTGAAAGACTGGATGAGagtgaaaatagaaaaagagcgAAGTGTCATGCTAAAACAAGCCAGGATCATCCGTTCGCTAGCCATATGCGGAGTCATCATGATCCTTTGTACACTGGTGGTGGCCATCGGCTGTTTCTTTTTCGGCCAGTCGGTTAGGCACGTAACGAATTTCACCGATCCGATTGGAAAGCCTTTGCCGATCCAAACATACTATCTGCATGATGTATCCAGCAGCCCGAAATACGAATTAACATATTTGATACAAATAATCGGGCTGACTGCATCCGGTTTCTCTTATACCGCAGTTGACAACTTCCTTGGACTTCTGATTTTACACGTATGCGGCCAGATGGAAAATTTGCATGTGCGAATACTGAATCTGGGGAAGGATCCGAATTTCAAAGCGGTTTTAAAGTACAATGTGAAAGACCACATCCGCTTAATCAG ATCTATAGAAATCATTGATAATACATTCAATTTAATGCTTCTCGGCCTGTTATTCTTCTTTGGCATACTATTTTGTCTTCatggatttttaataattagc GTTTTTAATCGAAGCGATCACTTGTCGTTTACGCAATTAATTTGGTACATCTCCGAAAGTGTATGTGTTTTAATGCATACGTGTCTTTATTGTGCGATCGGCGAACATCTTATGACTCAA TCGGAAAAAATACATCGTGCCACGTACGACTACAAATGGTATACACTAGAGCCAAAGAAAGCAAAAAACTTGACGTTAATCATGCTCTGTGTAAAGAAACCAGTCAATATTACAGCAGGAAAAACATTCCCGATGACAATGTCCACGTTCTGCAAC TTGCTAAAAACATCAGCGGGCTATATATCCGTGTTACTTGCCAATCAAGATTAA
- the Mrpl52 gene encoding large ribosomal subunit protein mL52, which translates to MISTARAVLRVEQHINYNIVVNGFHQSCVQYLNQRWRQKRGLTANPNTFGLLTNLPDYKFKDGRPTPLGIRQKARLDKQRGYAARIIKLVGEVDYAVERHARLQKEKEQKTQQILDNKLKPKGDLLLQKQADTIEK; encoded by the exons ATGATATCGACTGCTAGAGCTGTACTTCGTGTTGAACAACATATAA ATTATAATATTGTGGTTAATGGGTTTCATCAGTCTTGTGTACAATATTTGAACCAGAGGTGGAGACAAAA acGTGGGCTAACGGCTAATCCAAATACTTTTGGTCTGTTGACAAATTTGCcagattataaatttaaagatgGGAGACCTACGCCTCTTGGAATAAGACAAAAAGCACGCTTAGATAAACAACGTGGTTATGCG GCAAGAATTATCAAATTAGTTGGAGAGGTAGATTATGCTGTTGAAAGACATGCTAGATtgcaaaaagagaaagaacaaaaaacaCAACAAATTCTGGACAACAAGTTGAAACCCAAAGGAGATTTACTACTTCAAAAACAGGCAGATACCatagaaaagtaa
- the LOC139816154 gene encoding uncharacterized protein isoform X3 gives MLKIIGLWPEETKDHREKLLSKLRLLLNIIMLIFVLTIPALVSLIRVWGDMILMIDNLQYTLPLLITALKVFIMWHKKEVLSPIVNMIVKDWMRVKIEKERSVMLKQARIIRSLAICGVIMILCTLVVAIGCFFFGQSVRHVTNFTDPIGKPLPIQTYYLHDVSSSPKYELTYLIQIIGLTASGFSYTAVDNFLGLLILHVCGQMENLHVRILNLGKDPNFKAVLKYNVKDHIRLIRSIEIIDNTFNLMLLGLLFFFGILFCLHGFLIISVFNRSDHLSFTQLIWYISESVCVLMHTCLYCAIGEHLMTQSEKIHRATYDYKWYTLEPKKAKNLTLIMLCVKKPVNITAGKTFPMTMSTFCNVSCVEHIKYAIIFFLFYLNYETLFFLDHCTHYNFRAIYFFQVFNILRLSKGSNVSVAKNISGLYIRVTCQSRLMPT, from the exons ATGTTGAAAATTATCGGTTTGTGGCCGGAAGAAACCAAAGATCACcgtgaaaaattattgtcgAAGCTTcgattgttattaaatatcatcATGTTGATTTTCGTATTAACAATACCGGCTCTAGTGTCACTGATAAGAGTATGGGGCGATATGATACTGATGATAGATAATTTACAATACACGCTGCCTCTTTTGATCACGGCACTGAAAGTCTTCATTATGTGGCACAAGAAAGAAG TTTTATCGCCGATAGTTAACATGATCGTGAAAGACTGGATGAGagtgaaaatagaaaaagagcgAAGTGTCATGCTAAAACAAGCCAGGATCATCCGTTCGCTAGCCATATGCGGAGTCATCATGATCCTTTGTACACTGGTGGTGGCCATCGGCTGTTTCTTTTTCGGCCAGTCGGTTAGGCACGTAACGAATTTCACCGATCCGATTGGAAAGCCTTTGCCGATCCAAACATACTATCTGCATGATGTATCCAGCAGCCCGAAATACGAATTAACATATTTGATACAAATAATCGGGCTGACTGCATCCGGTTTCTCTTATACCGCAGTTGACAACTTCCTTGGACTTCTGATTTTACACGTATGCGGCCAGATGGAAAATTTGCATGTGCGAATACTGAATCTGGGGAAGGATCCGAATTTCAAAGCGGTTTTAAAGTACAATGTGAAAGACCACATCCGCTTAATCAG ATCTATAGAAATCATTGATAATACATTCAATTTAATGCTTCTCGGCCTGTTATTCTTCTTTGGCATACTATTTTGTCTTCatggatttttaataattagc GTTTTTAATCGAAGCGATCACTTGTCGTTTACGCAATTAATTTGGTACATCTCCGAAAGTGTATGTGTTTTAATGCATACGTGTCTTTATTGTGCGATCGGCGAACATCTTATGACTCAA TCGGAAAAAATACATCGTGCCACGTACGACTACAAATGGTATACACTAGAGCCAAAGAAAGCAAAAAACTTGACGTTAATCATGCTCTGTGTAAAGAAACCAGTCAATATTACAGCAGGAAAAACATTCCCGATGACAATGTCCACGTTCTGCAACGTGAGTTGCGTggaacatataaaatatgcaataatctttttcttattttacttgaattatgagacactattttttttagatcattgtacacattataattttcgagcaatatatttctttcaagtatttaatattttacggtTATCTAAAGGATCAAATGTTTCAGTTGCTAAAAACATCAGCGGGCTATATATCCGTGTTACTTGCCAATCAAGATTAATGCCGACATAA
- the Fip1 gene encoding uncharacterized protein Fip1 isoform X1 — translation MADESEDQWLYGDSTDSKEYIPANIQSEIQQNDSILAEAQENSQTQEEVKVECTGETPSEMQEAGDSLGGGDEESSLLNNAQEENADANKNGREASSQEDGEAASESDSDDDVHVVIGDIKSTPAYGSLNIKRGGLLTNTSGVSDKLSKQPGKFSIDEFETIGVINGIPAHEFNLDQLEDKPWRQPGADITDYFNYGFNEDTWRAYCERQKRMRSESGVGLILNAGGGGGGGNPGGMRMPQVAITNDNSKYSGIMGPKRAGPPPGRKMAGTIDVIGSSGLASRRNLDKSPPKGNVIQVMTADRREYSRKPGFPDMSVPPPGAGMPPPPFDMPPPGYAGEPTPFYMPETDPYYQSYEPTQDSQWGNDPVRMQRCTLRVNDSFLETWQPTNLAIPMTEGEDDKDMGPKTIPTMVPPTSIPPLMPRDQRDGRDRERDRDRDRDREMESMSRDRDKDRDRDRDREKDSMMRDRDRDRDSMTRDEDRERDRSRSQYRHKDRHRHRSRSRSRRHKSRSRSPSRRKKKSRRSDRERSKEESE, via the exons ATGGCGGATGAAAGCGAGGATCAGTGGTTGTACGGGGATTCAACCGACAGCAAGGAATATATCCCGGCGAATATTCAATCGGAGATACAGCAGAATGACTCGATCCTCGCTGAGGCTCAAGAGAACTCCCAGACTCAGGAGGAGGTCAAGGTGGAATGTACCGGCGAAACACCGTCCGAG atgcAAGAGGCTGGCGACTCCCTTGGCGGTGGTGACGAAGAATCCTCTTTGTTGAATAATGCTCAAGAAGAGAATGCTGATGCGAATAAGAACGGGAGGGAAGCTTCTAGTCAGGAGGATGGCGAAGCAGCCAGCGAATCTGATTCCGATGACGATGTACACGTTGTTATCGGCGATATCAAATCGACTCCCGCTTACGGTAGTTTAAATATCAAGAGAGGAGGACTGCTAACCAACACGTCTGGTGTATCAGACAAGCTGAGCAAACAACCGGGAAAGTTCAGTATAGACGAATTCGAGACTATTGGCGTTATCAATGGGATACCGGCCCACGAATTCAATTTAGATCAATTGGAGGATAAACCATGGAGACAGCCTGGCGCGGATATCACGGATTACTTCAATTATGGCTTCAACGAAGACACCTGGAGAGCGTATTGCGAACGTCAAAAGCGGATGCGAAGTGAATCTGGAGTAGGATTGATTTTAAACGcgggtggtggtggtggtggtggcaATCCGGGGGGCATGAGAATGCCTCAAGTCGCGATAACCAACGACAACAGCAAATATTCCGGCATAATGGGTCCTAAGAGGGCAGGTCCGCCACCTGGAAGGAAAATGGCAGGAACTATAGACGTTATAGGAAGCTCCGGTTTAGCCTCCAGAAGAAATCTCGATAAATCCCCACCAAAGGGAAACGTTATACAAGTCATGACTGCCGACAGGAGAGAGTATTCCAGGAAACCAGGTTTCCCCGACATGAGCGTACCGCCTCCTGGAGCTGGaatgccgccgccgccgttcgATATGCCTCCGCCGGGATATGCTGGAGAACCCACGCCGTTCTACATGCCGGAAACCGATCCGTATTACCAGAGTTACGAGCCTACGCAGGACAGCCAGTGGGGCAATGACCCAGTAAGAATGCAACGCTGTACACTGCGCGTCAATGATTCCTTTCTTGAG acATGGCAGCCGACAAATCTAGCGATCCCGATGACTGAAGGTGAAGACGACAAAGACATGGGACCTAAGACGATACCTACGATGGTTCCACCAACGTCCATTCCTCCTTTGATGCCGCGCGATCAGAGGGACGGCAGAGATCGGGAGCGAGACAGGGATAGAGATCGGGACCGAGAAATGGAGTCTATGAGTAGAGATAGGGACAAGGATAGAGATCGCGATCGTGATAGGGAGAAGGATTCCATGATGAGGGACCGCGATAGAGATAGGGACTCTATGACGCGAGATGAGGATCGAGAGCGCGACAGATCCAGATCTCAATATCGACATAAAGATCG ACATCGGCATCGATCAAGATCACGATCTCGCAGGCACAAGTCGAGATCACGAAGTCCGAGTCGGCGTAAGAAGAAATCCAGACGTTCGGATAGAGAGCGTTCCAAGGAAGAAAGCGAATAA
- the LOC139816154 gene encoding uncharacterized protein isoform X1: MDRSDEYNDLEWAIGLNRCMLKIIGLWPEETKDHREKLLSKLRLLLNIIMLIFVLTIPALVSLIRVWGDMILMIDNLQYTLPLLITALKVFIMWHKKEVLSPIVNMIVKDWMRVKIEKERSVMLKQARIIRSLAICGVIMILCTLVVAIGCFFFGQSVRHVTNFTDPIGKPLPIQTYYLHDVSSSPKYELTYLIQIIGLTASGFSYTAVDNFLGLLILHVCGQMENLHVRILNLGKDPNFKAVLKYNVKDHIRLIRSIEIIDNTFNLMLLGLLFFFGILFCLHGFLIISVFNRSDHLSFTQLIWYISESVCVLMHTCLYCAIGEHLMTQSEKIHRATYDYKWYTLEPKKAKNLTLIMLCVKKPVNITAGKTFPMTMSTFCNVSCVEHIKYAIIFFLFYLNYETLFFLDHCTHYNFRAIYFFQVFNILRLSKGSNVSVAKNISGLYIRVTCQSRLMPT; the protein is encoded by the exons ATGGATCGTTCAGACGAATATAATg ATTTGGAATGGGCGATCGGTCTGAACCGTTGCATGTTGAAAATTATCGGTTTGTGGCCGGAAGAAACCAAAGATCACcgtgaaaaattattgtcgAAGCTTcgattgttattaaatatcatcATGTTGATTTTCGTATTAACAATACCGGCTCTAGTGTCACTGATAAGAGTATGGGGCGATATGATACTGATGATAGATAATTTACAATACACGCTGCCTCTTTTGATCACGGCACTGAAAGTCTTCATTATGTGGCACAAGAAAGAAG TTTTATCGCCGATAGTTAACATGATCGTGAAAGACTGGATGAGagtgaaaatagaaaaagagcgAAGTGTCATGCTAAAACAAGCCAGGATCATCCGTTCGCTAGCCATATGCGGAGTCATCATGATCCTTTGTACACTGGTGGTGGCCATCGGCTGTTTCTTTTTCGGCCAGTCGGTTAGGCACGTAACGAATTTCACCGATCCGATTGGAAAGCCTTTGCCGATCCAAACATACTATCTGCATGATGTATCCAGCAGCCCGAAATACGAATTAACATATTTGATACAAATAATCGGGCTGACTGCATCCGGTTTCTCTTATACCGCAGTTGACAACTTCCTTGGACTTCTGATTTTACACGTATGCGGCCAGATGGAAAATTTGCATGTGCGAATACTGAATCTGGGGAAGGATCCGAATTTCAAAGCGGTTTTAAAGTACAATGTGAAAGACCACATCCGCTTAATCAG ATCTATAGAAATCATTGATAATACATTCAATTTAATGCTTCTCGGCCTGTTATTCTTCTTTGGCATACTATTTTGTCTTCatggatttttaataattagc GTTTTTAATCGAAGCGATCACTTGTCGTTTACGCAATTAATTTGGTACATCTCCGAAAGTGTATGTGTTTTAATGCATACGTGTCTTTATTGTGCGATCGGCGAACATCTTATGACTCAA TCGGAAAAAATACATCGTGCCACGTACGACTACAAATGGTATACACTAGAGCCAAAGAAAGCAAAAAACTTGACGTTAATCATGCTCTGTGTAAAGAAACCAGTCAATATTACAGCAGGAAAAACATTCCCGATGACAATGTCCACGTTCTGCAACGTGAGTTGCGTggaacatataaaatatgcaataatctttttcttattttacttgaattatgagacactattttttttagatcattgtacacattataattttcgagcaatatatttctttcaagtatttaatattttacggtTATCTAAAGGATCAAATGTTTCAGTTGCTAAAAACATCAGCGGGCTATATATCCGTGTTACTTGCCAATCAAGATTAATGCCGACATAA